The nucleotide sequence aaaaagtaAAAGAAATGTGATAAAGAATGTTATGAATtcttttgtattattttttaaagattatatatattatatgaatgaaCAAGATATAACTTTATTATTAGATATACAAGGTAAATGTGATATTAAGAATATATCATTacataaattaataattgATAAGTTAGggaaaaaaaggaaaaaaggaaatgtagaatgtttattttataaattaaatacTACAAGtgtttgtattattttaaataatttatataaagttaatatatctacaaaagaaaaagaacttatagatgatatatatgattattatattcttaataaatattcaaattatactataaaacaattaattattgtattacattctttaaataaatattcatatcctaaggaaaaaattattcatttgttaaattatatatctaCACATATATGTAATGCTTATCAAATAAAGGatggaaataaaaatattagtagatatatatgtagTCATATAAAAGGTTCcaatttattaaataaaaatgattataCAAAACACctaagaaataataatttaaaaaatatcataaaGAATGAAACACATCATATCAAGACACAAccatatattatatgtcCCAATGATATGAAgaacaaattatataatacgattatatcatcaaataaaaaaatagcCTCTACAGATagtaaaagaaaaaaaaatatatccCAAGATAAATCTAAtcataatcataataataataataatcataatcatcatcatcataatagtaacaataataataataatagtaacaattataataacatttataatgataataaaaaaaataatggtgatatattatttgataaaaaagataaatatgaaGTTATCCTGTTTTATACTATGAGTTGCTATAattattgtaataattatattataaaaattatcttagaagaaataaagaataaaattacttgtacatataatgaaaaagaaatatgtATGTTTCTTACGGGTGTCTGTAATTATATAGCTGTGAAGAAAATACAAAGATTTGAAAAACATTGTATGAACGAAGAGGAATCTATAAATTCAattaataaacaaatatgtttatattatattcataatataattttaaaaaataataatcatcTTATTAGAAATTATTCAAAATTTAGTATTATTTCActttatattcttttatcaagattaaattatttttattattatggtagaaataaagaatcttggtttttaaataaattattttttaattattatcaatatggtgatataataagaaaaatgaatgataaaagaaaaaataatttttttttatatcatgttataaacaaaaaagaaaatataactattaaaaatataataaatcttttattttctttaatattaaatggACATATGAATCATTccttttataatatattattacaacaaatgaattttttaatatatgatcatttatataatgatataaataaagaaaatgaaaattgtaattataattataattatatttcacaagataaatataaaaaacaattatattataatcaaATTCAT is from Plasmodium reichenowi strain SY57 chromosome 5, whole genome shotgun sequence and encodes:
- a CDS encoding hypothetical protein (conserved Plasmodium protein, unknown function), yielding MFGFQKRCSLRLVRGRFYSLVQGNEKLENLKNLSYNFYKKSKFMNENNYEDVININKKINLLYKNERVYNNQSYILILKGFMNILYQTKEKSKRNVIKNVMNSFVLFFKDYIYYMNEQDITLLLDIQGKCDIKNISLHKLIIDKLGKKRKKGNVECLFYKLNTTSVCIILNNLYKVNISTKEKELIDDIYDYYILNKYSNYTIKQLIIVLHSLNKYSYPKEKIIHLLNYISTHICNAYQIKDGNKNISRYICSHIKGSNLLNKNDYTKHLRNNNLKNIIKNETHHIKTQPYIICPNDMKNKLYNTIISSNKKIASTDSKRKKNISQDKSNHNHNNNNNHNHHHHNSNNNNNNSNNYNNIYNDNKKNNGDILFDKKDKYEVILFYTMSCYNYCNNYIIKIILEEIKNKITCTYNEKEICMFLTGVCNYIAVKKIQRFEKHCMNEEESINSINKQICLYYIHNIILKNNNHLIRNYSKFSIISLYILLSRLNYFYYYGRNKESWFLNKLFFNYYQYGDIIRKMNDKRKNNFFLYHVINKKENITIKNIINLLFSLILNGHMNHSFYNILLQQMNFLIYDHLYNDINKENENCNYNYNYISQDKYKKQLYYNQIHKEYYKDDHHIFKKIIQIVSLENIQILCIVYTYLYIYNILHKLNKNNLSLFLLFIQNYNYVNSFYISQHTTSKIHKQINDTIFSVNTKIHNQKQNHSLQTNECFVFPYYIDICLIQIKL